Proteins encoded within one genomic window of Camelina sativa cultivar DH55 chromosome 19, Cs, whole genome shotgun sequence:
- the LOC104766929 gene encoding wall-associated receptor kinase-like 10 produces MSSNSSCSLLVLLSLLLLLIIGSADLTVSSSCLRKCGGINIPYPFGIGMGCYLEHSYGIECVKSTFIPGKVVPFLSVIGKEVVDISLPSGSMSYGSREQASVRIRNPITSKGCSSDEKELGSLLNLTGTPFYVSQSNTLIASGCNNTASLTNVEPNMVGCKSICAPENRSAAEDYLAVLSCEDDRYTSCRGKSIIDEESCNGVGCCLANIPARIRQNVGVRIDSNSSTLGCKVAFLTDEAYSSLNGSDPKRLHAKRYSTVKLGWFIHTSNSSYVNSLGCQSFEMYRRNLRNNVSVAFYGASCFCDYNAYLSYARCLCNDNYEGNPYLPGGGGCKDINECLEKDTHGNQKHCMGSTCVNLPGYFSCVNKNHKNHRPLAIGIGSSFGSLVFIVGIYWLYKLIRKQKRLRQKKTFFKRNGGLLLQQQLTTTEGNVEKTKVFSSRELEKATENFSLNRILGQGGQGTVYKGMLVDGRIVAVKKSKAVDEDKLEEFINEVVILSQINHRNIVKLLGCCLETDVPVLVYEFIPNGNLFEHLHDELENDTLTTWVVRLRIAVDIAGALSYLHSAASSPIYHRDVKSTNIMLDEKYRAKVSDFGTSRSVTVDHTHLTTVVSGTVGHVDPEYFQSSQFTDKSDVYSFGVVLVELITGEKSVSFLRSQENRTLATYFIHAMKHNTLFDIIDPRIKDGCKLNQVTAAAKIAKKCLNLKGRKRPSMREVSMELENIRSSSGDMQSHEYVRENEEEKEEEVVQVNIEVQPWNNVAVTAPTYQSNDASSSSLWSDVEPLFPLQTR; encoded by the exons atgagctcAAATAGTAGCTGTTCTCTTTTGGTTCTCCTCTCTCTGCTACTTTTATTGATCATTGGTTCTGCAGATCTCACAGTTTCCAGCTCTTGTCTTAGGAAATGTGGAGGAATCAACATCCCGTACCCATTTGGAATCGGAATGGGTTGCTATCTTGAGCACTCGTACGGAATCGAATGTGTTAAGTCCACCTTTATTCCAGGGAAGGTCGTCCCTTTTCTTTCCGTAATTGGCAAGGAAGTTGTGGATATCTCTCTTCCAAGCGGATCGATGAGTTATGGTTCCAGGGAACAAGCGTCAGTTCGCATAAGAAACCCAATAACTTCAAAGGGATGCTCGAGCGACGAAAAAGAGCTTGGATCCCTTTTGAATTTGACGGGTACTCCTTTTTACGTTAGCCAAAGTAATACATTGATAGCGTCTGGTTGCAACAACACGGCATCATTGACGAATGTCGAGCCAAACATGGTGGGATGCAAGTCTATTTGCGCCCCAGAAAATCGTTCAGCCGCAGAAGATTATCTTGCGGTGCTCAGTTGCGAAGATGATAGGTATACTAGTTGCCGTGGAAAAAGCATTATCGATGAAGAAAGCTGCAATGGCGTTGGCTGCTGCCTGGCAAACATCCCTGCTCGAATTCGACAAAATGTTGGTGTGAGAATTGATAGCAACTCGTCAACGTTAGGGTGCAAAGTTGCCTTCTTAACAGACGAGGCATACTCTTCGCTAAATGGATCTGATCCAAAACGACTTCATGCTAAACGATATTCCACAGTTAAGCTAGGATGGTTCATCCATACATCGAATAGTTCGTATGTAAACTCTTTAGGATGCCAAAGTTTTGAAATGTACAGACGTAATTTAAGGAACAACGTCTCAGTTGCATTTTACGGAGCAAGTTGTTTTTGCGACTATAATGCCTATCTAAGCTATGCAAGATGCTTATGCAATGACAATTACGAAGGCAACCCATACCTTCCGGGTGGAGGCGGATGCAAAG ATATTAATGAATGTCTCGAAAAAGATACTCATGGAAATCAAAAACACTGTATGGGTTCCACGTGTGTCAATTTGCCGGGATACTTTAGTTGtgtaaacaaaaatcacaaaaatcatCGGCCACTTGCTATAG GAATTGGTTCGAGTTTTGGCTCATTGGTTTTTATTGTTGGAATATATTGgttatacaaattaattagaaaGCAGAAGAGGTTAAGGCAAAAGAAGACATTCTTCAAGCGTAATGGGGGTCTACTCTTGCAACAACAATTGACTACAACGGAAGGTAACGTCGAGAAGACAAAAGTATTCAGTTCGAGAGAATTAGAAAAAGCTACCGAAAATTTTAGCTTAAATAGAATACTTGGTCAAGGTGGTCAAGGTACTGTCTATAAAGGGATGCTTGTCGATGGTAGAATTGTAGCAGTGAAGAAGTCCAAAGCCGTGGACGAAGATAAGTTGGAAGAGTTCATCAATGAGGTTGTCATTCTTTCCCAGATCAACCACAGAAACATCGTTAAACTCTTGGGTTGTTGTCTTGAGACAGATGTCCCTGTTCTCGTCTACGAGTTTATTCCTAATGGTAACCTTTTTGAACATCTTCATGATGAATTGGAGAATGACACACTAACTACTTGGGTAGTGCGCCTCCGCATTGCTGTAGATATAGCAGGAGCTCTTTCATACTTGCACTCGGCTGCATCGTCGCCAATCTATCACAGAGACGTCAAGTCTACAAACATAATGTTGGATGAAAAATATCGAGCCAAGGTATCTGATTTTGGAACTTCAAGATCAGTAACGGTGGACCACACCCACTTGACGACGGTAGTTTCAGGTACAGTGGGACATGTGGATCCAGAGTACTTTCAGTCTAGCCAATTCACAGATAAAAGTGATGTCTATAGCTTTGGAGTGGTGCTCGTGGAGCTCATTACAGGTGAAAAATCTGTTTCGTTTCTGCGATCTCAAGAAAACAGGACACTTGCAACTTATTTCATTCATGCAATGAAACATAATACACTCTTTGACATCATCGACCCACGAATCAAAGATGGCTGCAAGTTGAATCAAGTGACTGCAGCTGCAAAAATTGCAAAGAAATGTTTGAATCTGAAGGGGAGAAAGCGACCAAGCATGAGAGAAGTGTCCATGGAGTTAGAGAATATTCGCTCGTCTTCTGGAGATATGCAGTCACATGAGTATGTTAGAGAAaatgaggaagaaaaagaggaagaagtcgTGCAAGTTAATATAGAGGTACAACCGTGGAACAATGTAGCTGTTACTGCTCCAACGTATCAATCCAACGatgcatcatcatcttcattgtgGTCAGATGTTGAACCATTGTTTCCCCTTCAGACACGATAA
- the LOC109130889 gene encoding wall-associated receptor kinase-like 10: MLDEKYRAKVSDFGTSRSVTVDHTHLTTVVSGTVGHVDPEYFQSSQFTDKSDVYSFGVVLVELITGEKSVSFLRSQENRTLATYFIHAMKHNTLFDIIDPRIRDGCKLNQVTAAAKIAKKCLNLKGRKRPSMREVSMELENIRSSSGDMQSHEYVRENEEEKEEEVVQVNIEVQPWNNVAVTAPTYQSNDASSSSLWSDVEPLFPLQTR; the protein is encoded by the coding sequence ATGTTGGATGAAAAATATCGAGCCAAGGTATCTGATTTTGGAACTTCAAGATCAGTAACGGTGGACCACACCCACTTGACGACGGTAGTTTCAGGTACAGTGGGACATGTGGATCCAGAGTACTTTCAGTCTAGCCAATTCACAGATAAAAGTGATGTCTATAGCTTTGGAGTGGTGCTCGTGGAGCTCATTACAGGTGAAAAATCAGTTTCGTTTCTGCGATCTCAAGAAAACAGGACACTTGCAACTTATTTCATTCATGCAATGAAACATAATACACTCTTTGACATCATCGACCCACGAATCAGAGATGGCTGCAAGTTGAATCAAGTGACTGCAGCTGCAAAAATTGCAAAGAAATGTTTGAATCTGAAGGGGAGAAAGCGACCAAGCATGAGAGAAGTGTCCATGGAGTTAGAGAATATTCGCTCGTCTTCTGGAGATATGCAGTCACATGAGTATGTTAGAGAAaatgaggaagaaaaagaggaagaagtcgTGCAAGTTAATATAGAGGTACAACCGTGGAACAATGTAGCTGTTACTGCTCCAACGTATCAATCCAACGatgcatcatcatcttcattgtgGTCAGATGTTGAACCATTGTTTCCCCTTCAGACACGATAA
- the LOC109130890 gene encoding protodermal factor 1-like, which yields MPPKGKGSSRAHGARTATGVRIVNGNNKSSSHSSNPSKGTQTATQSRPSQFPQRTNPAPITSPSPSTHPLSRGNPESSTHPPLRTNLESSTHPPRWTLTPPSNPHQLPPPQPEHVPNDQFGLPQQNPNHEEEDNGEEGN from the coding sequence ATGCCTCCTAAGGGTAAGGGTTCTTCCAGAGCTCATGGTGCCAGAACCGCCACAGGTGTCCGAATCGTCAATGGCAATAACAAATCCTCTTCTCATTCGTCAAACCCATCTAAAGGGACACAGACTGCAACCCAAAGCCGTCCTTCACAATTTCCGCAGAGGACAAATCCAGCGCCTATAACGAGTCCATCGCCGAGTACACATCCACTGTCGAGGGGAAATCCTGAATCGAGTACACATCCACCGCTGAGGACAAATCTAGAGTCGAGTACACATCCACCGCGGTGGACACTTACACCGCCTTCGAATCCTCATCAACTGCCTCCTCCTCAACCGGAGCATGTTCCGAATGATCAGTTTGGTTTGCcgcaacaaaaccctaatcatgaagaggaagataatGGTGAAGAAGGAAACTAA
- the LOC104768097 gene encoding uncharacterized protein LOC104768097 produces the protein MEDPLDHLDEFDRLCSLTKINGVSEDAFKLRLFPFSLGDKAHQWEKALPQGSITSWDDCKKAFLAKFFSNSRTAKLRNAISSFAQKNGETFCEAWERFKSSTTKCPHHGFSQESLLSTLYRGVLPKFRMMLDTASNGNFLNKDVEDGWELVENLAQSDGNYNEDCDRTVRSNNDTDDNTRKEIKALHEKFDRILLGKQKQVISVCEAAQIQVPDGEVDPTKELCYMQNQGGYNRGFNNYRANPNLSYRSTNIANPQDQVYPQQQRPQQQQAQQPHKPFVPYNQNQNFAPKQQYFQPQQQGNMSAPPGFPPQAPPPDMTTMLQQLLQGQAAGAQDVAKKFSEVQHNFHDLNTKVEALNSKVKYLESNHATTSSAKPQGQLPGKAIQNPKEYHQAQSITLRSGRKLPSQTGPTAITVDSDEQDGEDFCEPEIQAEQKEEEDKIQVQPELQAKPSIEKATVPEAKKPMFIPPPYKPKLPFPGRFKKELVAKYKSLFDKQMKEIKVKMPLLDAIALIPQSHKFLKDLEGCHGKARGSRMLQSAMLPWSIGFQ, from the exons ATGGAAGACCCTCTTGATCACCTGGACGAGTTTGACAGGCTCTGCagcctcacaaagatcaatggtgtcAGCGAAGATGCATTCAAGCTGCGCTTGTTCCCATTCTCTCTTGGTGACAAAGCACATCAGTGGGAAAAAGCTTTACCTCAGGGATCCATCACCTCTTGGGATGATTGTAAGAAGGCTTTTCTTGCGAAGTTCTTCTCTAACTCGCGGACTGCTAAGCTCCGCAATGCAATCTCCAGCTTTGCTCAGAAAAATGGTGAAACCTtctgtgaagcttgggaaagaTTCAAGAGCTCCACTACTAaatgtcctcaccatggtttCAGTCAGGAATCCCTCCTTAGTACTCTCTACCGGGGCGTTCTGCCTAAGTTCAGGATGATGCTTGACACTGCAAGCAATggcaacttcctgaacaaggatGTTGAAGATGGTTGGGAGCTTGTTGAGAACTTAGCTCAATCTGAcgggaactacaatgaggattgTGATAGGACTGTTAGGAGCAACAACGATACTGATGACAACACCAGGAAGGAAATCAAGGCTCTTCATGAGAAATTTGACAGGATTTTGTTGGGTAAACAGAAGCAGGTTATTTCTGTATGTGAAGCTGCGCAGATACAGGTCCCAGATGGGGAGGTTGATCCAACTAAGGAGTTATGCTACATGCAGAACCAAGGTGGCTACAATAGAGGTTTCAACAACTACAGAGCTAACCCGAATCTCTCCTACAGAAGCACAAACATTGCTAATCCACAGGATCAAGTCTACCCTCAGCAACAACGACCTCAACAACAGCAGGCGCAGCAGCCGCACAAGCCCTTCGTTCCTTACAACCAGAATCAGAATTTTGCTCCGAAGCAGCAGTACTTTCAACCACAGCAGCAGGGCAACATGAGTGCACCTCCAGGTTTTCCACCTCAGGCACCACCTCCCGATATGACAACTATGCTTCAGCAACTTCTTCAAGGACAAGCAGCTGGTGCTCAGGATGTTGCCAAGAAGTTCTCTGAAGTGCAACATAATTTTCACGATTTGAACACCAAAGTTGAGGCACTGAACTCTAAAGTGAAGTACCTAGAGAGCAACCACGCTACAACTTCTTCTGCAAAGCCTCAAGGCCAACTTCCAGGAAAAGCTATCCAAAACCCGAAAGAGTACCACCAAGCTCAAAGTATTACCCTTCGCAGTGGCAGAAAACTCCCATCTCAAACAGGACCTACTGCAATCACTGTGGACAGTGATGAACAAGATGGGGAGGACTTCTGTGAACCAGAGATTCAAGCTGAgcagaaggaagaggaagacaagATCCAAGTTCAACCAGAGTTACAAGCTAAACCCTCGATTGAAAAAGCAACAGTTCCTGAAGCAAAGAAGCCAATGTTCATCCCACCTCCTTACAAGCCTAAACTTCCATTCCCAGGAAGGTTCAAGAAAGAGTTGGTGGCGAAGTACAAATCGCTTTTTGATAAACAAATGAAGGAGATCAAAGTGAAAATGCCTTTACTCGATGCTATTGCTCTCATACCTCAGTCCCACAAGTTTTTGAAAGATCTG GAAGGCTGTCATGGAAAAGCTCGGGGATCCAGGATGCTTCAGTCTGCCATGCTCCCTTGGTCCATTGGCTTTCAATAA